The Rosa rugosa chromosome 1, drRosRugo1.1, whole genome shotgun sequence genomic sequence TGCATGGCTTGATATTTTAGATTTGGGTTCATCACATAAAGGCTAGCATTAAAGTTGAAGTCCATCAACGGCAAGTGATATGTCAATTCGCTACCACGCTTGCTGGTCTCTAAGTTAGTGTCTGTAGTCTTTATTTGATGCCGCAAAGATCGagtgcaaactgtctcttttgatgaAGCTTGATGTAGATGTGCACGCGCGGGCGTACTGGCACCAGTTGGTGCAAAGTTATTGCAGATAGACGGTGTAGGGTTTTGAGTTCTCTCCAAACGTCTATGTCCTAAAGAAATTGTATCTCTAAGCGAAAATCTCTTTTATGCCTTGTGTCCTTGTCAGTGGCAGAGGCAGGAATGTATATAAAAGGGggcaaaaaaatttattttctttctgcCTCTCCTCTACCTGGTAGAGCAACTTCGGGCTGGTTTTGAACATGCAGAGTACCGGGACCAGCCTAAACACGAACCGAGACAATACGGTCCTGTTTCTCCAGGCTTTCGGTTCCTGGCAGTAGCAGCAAGGCTGCAAATAGTGCCATTCTGCAATCTGCAGTAGCAGCAAGGCTACATCTGCAACAAGTaatgaaaaaaatcaattttctcCACTTGGTCGGCGCCGTTAGAAGAGTGGCTGATGTGGAGGAGATCAAGACGTGTTAGGGGAAGAAGGCGCTGTGCACTGAGGAATTGAGGGAGTGCCGAACTgagggaagaggaagaagatgaagaagaaagagaaaaaagaaaaaaactgaaGAAGAATGAGATAAAGAGGAGACCGAGAGTTGAGAaagattgataaaaaaaaaaatagagagagtaAAGATGACGACGGGGAGAAGGTCGATCTCTAGATTTTGGAGGAGCAAATTTGGGGTTGATTggctgaggaagaagaagaagaactgaagaagagagaagaagaagagaaagaagaagagagaaggttAGCGAGCCAGCAATATCAGTTGGTTATTGACTTTGAGTGCTGGCTTTGGTAGTTGAGTCTGATTATATATGCTGAATGGGGTGCACAAGAAGCTTCATCTcccctttttcttgttttgtccATTATTTTGTGGGAATTGTGATTTGTGGGCGTATTGATATTGTTTAGTCCAGCCATCATATTTATGGGCAATGAATTGTGCCATTGTGGgaacacaatatatatatatatatatatatatatatatattgctggCTGATGGGGCAAATCGTATGATTGTGAGCCGAGTGTTATAATCTTAATGGGGGCAGTCGCCCCACTCGTCTTGAATTGCCTCCGCCCCAGGTACTCCTTAATTGTGATATCCTTGTCATTCAAACAGATCGATACAACAAGATGTATGGCTTGATATTTAAATTTGGCTTCATCACATAAGGCTAGGAACTAAAGTTAAAGTTCATAAACGGGCAAACGGCAAGTGACATGTCAAATGATATGTCAATTCGTCATTGCACTTCTCTATTTCCAAAGCtgtgttaaaacttaaaagaacTGCAGAACCAGATTAAACCAAGCCGAAAATGTCGCCGGTTCGATTTGGTTTGCGCGCTAAAATTATTGCTTCATATATACTAGTTCAGTTGTGGTTCCTTCCTTTCATTCATTGGTTTACCGGTTTACCCGAACTGATTTGACTGATTATACCATTTGTATAATTCTGTAATTAGGTGGCAAGTTCTAAGTGGGTAAGCCTATAGTATTTTCACAGACTTGCCCACACCTTATTGTTTTCCCTAAGCATGCATATAGTTTTCTTCATGTCAGGCCGCAACCAAAAACTATTCAGCTCTTCCCTCGATCTCTGTACTCTAATGTCTATCTTGTGCCCAACGAATTTTTGCTTCTTTTCAACCACGAGATATTTCTTTTGGGCGTGGGTTTCATCAATAGAGGTTTTGGTATGTAAATTATAAAGAAATTCAAtttagaaataaataaaaataaaaataaaaattgaaaaactgagaagtcaaacaaaaaataataatgtatTCTCGGTTCCACAAGTTAATAAACTCTCAAGGTAACCGAATCGATAGCTATCGGTTCCACTCGTCAAAGGAGTAGACCCAAATCAAGCCCAGCTGTATCTattttcttgttcattttgtttttgtttaagaTAAAAGGTAGATTCATGTATTACCATAGCCAAAATAATACATATATCCAATAACTTTCTTAAGCTTATACCCACAATACATGGTCAAGCAACCTAACGAAATTAGCAAATACCTATTAAACTAAAAACGCACTTAAGAAACCCCCCATAAAGACTGCTCCGCGTTATTCGGAGAAGACGAAGAATAGTTTCTTTTGCGAAGAAGAGTAGAACCGCTATGTTTCCATGTTCTGTCCACCAGAAATGATAGAGGAATTACGGCATTCTACGGGGCTCTCCGATTTAGGCTTTCAAAGACAGGACCCGACTTCGGCCTCAGTCGTGGAAGCCGGGTGGAGGGAGACAGCATTCTGACTCCAGTTACGGCTGGAATATAGGAGCAATGGAGATCTGGCCACTGATGCCGGATCTGTGTCCACAGTGGTACTCTTCGACGGGCTTGACTCGAAGTCGATGTGGTTCGGCGACGGAAGGTTTCAACAATGGCGTGGTCCGGCTACTGGTACCGGTCGTGGTTCGCCGGCAAAATTGTTAGACGGTGGAGGTTCTGTACGCCCGTGGAATACCTATGGTGCTGCATGCGGCGGAGGGTGATGGGATGATTGGGTTGTGGCCCTGTGTTATCTTGATGGGCCTTTGCTGGTGGGCTAGGTATCTAGTTTCAATAGTTTATTTAAAGTTTAGGTGTATTTTGTGTACAATAAATCCCTACCACCTCTTGGTACAGACACATGGGCTTTGTCCAGGTCTGCATACTCAGTATGCCTTGTCTGTCCTAGCGAGGCGGATCATGCATTGGTTACAACGTCCATGTGGCAGGATGAAATGACGTGTAGTCGGATTTCTTTCTGGTCTTCAGCATATTGGGAAAGCTACTTTATTGGTTTTACAGCACTGCTTTACTATCCAATGTGCCACCATTATTGTAAAGAAAATGGAGTAGTCGATATGACACTCTTTGCAATTTGGTGCATGTATGAATACATTGTAGTTGTagagactcctgttattattcatgAGGTCTTCTTGAGGTGCATTGTATTAAGGGGTTTAGGCACTATGTCCCCCTATGTGTATTCATCAGTTTCATAAATGAAGGCCTGAGGGCTGCCGCATagcccttatttaaaaaaaaaaaaaaaaaaactcacttTATTCAAAAATGAGTCTACAAACTTAGAAAATAACTTTACTGTTGTTTATATACGTACAATTAGTAGTTAGTTGCAGAGCAAAACAAAAGACTATGGTTGATGATACCCTTAAAAGACGATTGTATGCCCGTCTAAGTACGCAATTATGATACAAACCAAATGCCACATCTTAGATTTGCTTAATAGTATGTCTCATTGCTTGTAAGCTACTAAAAAGACACCGATCCAATCAAATCTTTGATAATTACCAAATGCCTTGATAGCAAAATGAAAATTTCAGACTGATGCTCAAACCATAAAGCAGTCGAAGCTTGGTCATTCCCTATTTATGAATGTTCAGCAAGATGACAAAACTTCCGCAAAGCAGCCTGTACACCTTTAGGATTGGAACTCCATGTCTCGCATGTACACCTTGATAGGCACAAGATGTTGCCAACCCTTCATCGAAAACCATTGGTGTTAGTGTTGTTCTTTTTTGGAGGTGGTTTAGGGGGGTTGAGGCGAATATCGGTGAGAGATTTAGCATTCTTTAGTGGGATCTTGCTATAGAAGCTCTTAATATTGATAGAGGATTCAGGATTGAGGTGATGTGATCATAGGCACGATGTTAATAGAAGTCTTGTTTGTTTATGTCGGCCAACCATTGGATAGTTTCAACATTTGTTAGGAATTCACTGAATTTTTCTGCTGTTTCCATTTTCCAACACAAACTCACCTACAATTCGGCAGGGAAGTGCAACTGCAagtgtgtaaaaaaaaaaagaaaaaaaaaagaggaggggGTTACAAATTCACTGCCACGTGTTGAGTTATACTTAAAACTGACTGCAAAGGCCAAAACCACTATCTCCGATCTCAAATTCTCCGACGAGTCAAAACCCAAATGGACCCAGCCGCACCCGAATCCCAATCCCTAACCACCGAcctcgaaaccctaaccctctCGACCGATCCCCTAACCGACCAGTTCGCCTCCCTCAACGACCTCGCCCACGAGCTCGCCTCCCTCCAGGACCTCGCCACCCGCGGCTCCTGGCGCTCCATTCTCGACAAGGTCGCCGTCGCCCGAGCCCAGTCCCTCCTCAACAAGCCCCACGACCACCTCGTCTACTTCACCTACAACGTCCTCGCCTTGACCAAACTGCGTCGTTTCACCGAAGCCGCGTCCGAGATCGATTCCCTAGAAGACCTCAACAGCTCTCGGTACCGTTACGAGGGGTATCCGAATGTGTACCCGAACCGGGTCGGGTCTATGGTGCCGTTCTCGCTGCGGTGGCTTTATGCGTTAATGCCGATCAAGTTGGGCCGGCGGCAGGATGGGCTGGACCGGCTGTACGTGCTCTTGGACTTTGTGAGGAGTAAGGTGAAGGAGAAAGGGGAGATTGGGAGTGTGAGTGTGAGTGTGTGGAAGAGGAGGGAGGTGTTTGTGATGAATGGGATAATTGGGGTTCATTTGAATCAGAAGGAGTTGGCTGCTTGCTTCAGCTTGATTAAGGACTTGTTGAACCGGGATTACACGGACCCGGTTCTGGTTTCGAAGCTCGGGTACATTCAGATGCAAATGGGGGACCTAGAGGGAGCGAAGAGCTCGTTCAATGTGGTGCAGGGGTTGGTGGAGAAGGAAGGTGAAGTGGGAAGTGAGTTGAGGAACTTAGTGAGCAGGAACAAGGCGTTGATTTACATGGTGGGGAAGGACTATGTGTCGGCGGTGAGGGAGTATGAGGAGTGCATTGAGAGGGATGGGAGCGATGTCGTGGCGATTAATAACAAGTCTCTTTGCTTGATGTACTTGAGGGACTTGTCGGATTCGATCAAGGTGTTGGAGAATGTGCTGGAGAGAGTGCCTACGGTGGCGTTGAACGAGACGCTTGTGGTGAATTTGTGTAGTATGTATGAGCTGGCTTATGTTAATCATGGGGATGTTAAGAGGACTCTCAGTAGCTGGATTGCCAGGGTTGCTCCTGATGATTTTGATTCGGCTTCTACAAGGATTTGATATCAGGTAGCTTCATGCCTTCCTAATTTGGGCTTATGCATACTGTATGTCTCACATTGTTGAAGAAATGAGTGAGCTTTTGAGGGTAGGACTGAGCTTTGATACGTGTAATTTGGTGCGAAGTGAATAACCCACTTCTTTGGATGTCTTATGAATTTGGAAATTAGTAATGATCAAGTAATTCGTACATATTCTTGTGAAATTCTAATTCATCTTTCAATTTGAAACTTGAAAATTGttaatttaattcaataaatgtTCTGGCACATTTTAATACTATGATTGTGTTCTTACAAGTTCTGATAGCTTTGCTAAACATATTAGGATATGTAACAACTAGGTGAAGCTTATGCAGCTTTGAAGAAAATGTGAGCGTTTTCTGATGAGGTTAATGGTCTGCTCAACTTTTTTTGTTAGTCTCAGTATTGTCGTTCTTATCTAGTACCGGACTTCCCCTAGGAACATTATATGATGCCTACAACACAAGGTGGATGATATCTAGGATTATGGTGGGTTTAGAAGGAGATTTTTAGAAATAGAGTAGTGATCAAAGACAGGAAATTTATAGTTGCTGTATAGTTCCTGAGAACTTTGTGAAAGAGAGGACAAGAGAGAGAACAAGGTAGGAGAGGACTTATCAAGGCACCAAACCTTCAACAGCTCTTGGTTTTCATTCATTCTGAAATATGATTTTCTGCATAAGAGATAGCTTCAGTACTGGTGGTGGTGATTTTCGTTTTTACTCAGATCATGTATTTTAGTATAACACACTAAAACTTGATATACAATCAGTTTTTTGCTAGAAACACGAAGATTGTCTTTATAACTATTGCTGTGCTAGAAGCTTTCTTCTCCCTAGTTATGATTAGATGTGCTGTTTACATTCATTGTTTCATGTTAAAGGTGGATTGTTCATCTATGACATCCCTTAAGAATAAATGCATTGTGCAATCCTGTGCACTTTTTCAACCAAATAGGCGTCATTTGGcttattttaattgttttgaatGTACTACTGATCAGAATTTTGGTGTTAACGAATTGTCATCTACTTGcgtttgaacaaaaattatagTCTCTTTGATGAAGTTAATGGTGTTTTTTTAGAATGAGGCTTCTCTTTGTAACTGAAAGCCATATTTGCTGTACTTATCTACACAAAACCTTATATTTGAAGTTTTAAACTACTAATTCTCAAGTTGGGCGAAAGAGATGGCTGGTTTTTGTTTCAGTGCATGTTCATGAGAAatcttaaagttttttttttttctcctgaCAAACTACCATATAATAAGGAAGTAAAGTAAAGACAAACTtccatatatagttatatacctGAATTATATTAACTATAGTGCTAATGCAGTCAATCATCACAGGCATTTGATTACTTGGTTATGGTAAAGAGTGGGGGTGGAGTTCGGTTGCAGGGTTGGCCATTGTTCAGTGGATTGGAAATATTCAAAGCGAACCGCTAATGTTCATAGTGAAACACCCAAGGAGAGCTAAAGTAGGAAAAAGTACAAtagaagtttttgtttttgttttgaaggAACTATGACACTCCTAAAagctttctttgcttttggttTGCTTGTTTTCGTTGTTTGTTTCATTATGAGCATGGGTGGTGAGCCCTCTGAATATGTTTTAGTTGTTCAGCAATAGCTGACTGCTCGGCTCTGGTCAACTCTGGGACCAAATTCCAAATTCTGCCACTTTTTCTCCAACCATAGCTTTTATCCCAGCAGTTTCAAATGCTTGGGTTACTGATTGCATTGGTACAAAAATTAGCCTTGCACCACTCAACAATCTTGTCCTTCATTGCAAGATGAAGTCTTGGACAACTAGTGGTTCAGGTTCATATATTGAATAAAGTTGTCATCTCTTTTGATTCCAATAGGAGTCCAGTCAACTCTTTTTCCAGACCAAATTGCTTATCTGAGACTATATTGTATATACTGAATCCTAAACTTGTAGATGAACAAACGGATAACTGTTCCATTTGTATATAGCATATTACCTTATATATGTATGACTATGTTAGCACACCTAGTAGGGTGCTTCTGTCAATTGTTAACTGTTGAGCAAATGATAAACCATGTTGAGAAGCTAAACACAAATGGTTGTTGCCTTGTGTTCTCTAAACCATATGTTATACCAGAAACTCTAATAAATTAGGCTCTGGTAAAACATATGGCTGGAATTGCTACCCTTGACTAGCTTATGCTTTCATTTCAAAGAACTGCATCTGTACTCCCTTGTCCATTCCCTGTATTGATTCGGAATATAATGCAGGGGAGGTATGCTCTTCCATTATTACATTTTTATGATGTCAGTATTGATAATTGCAAGACCTGAAGATGAAAATTATTTGAGTAGGCTCGTATTTGGTTATCCAAATTTCAGGGATTTCTTGAATATGTTGTGCTATTGTAGAGTCTGGTCATGATCTAGTGCTTCAGACCTCCGGAGCACTCTTAGTGGTCTATACGTCCAAGTAAATTCATGGTTAATGTTGTCCTTATAATGATGCTGATCAATTACTAACTGTAATGGCCTTGATTATTCAGTTCTGTTTGtcatctttgttttgttttgtcccACCTTCCTTCTAAGCTCCATATGGATTTGTATTATTCAGTATCTGTAAACCCGCATTTGTACTTATCTTGCTGTTAAATTATCATCACaatgcattttctgtttcttagCTCAATTCCTTTTTCCTATCCCGCTGCACCAGTGAGATTGCTTAAATGTAAAACTACATGTCCATAACCCATTCTTGTTCCTTCTGAAGTTGTCTCTTGCGTAGTCCTGGTGAAAAAGCATGTTCTGTATATGTCTACTACTTTACTTAGTCAAGTGGAATGGTTTTGTTGAATGACTATGATTATTTCGAAGGAAAAAGGCTGAGTGAATAGTTAGAATTTGGTAGCAACAACTCTAATTTGAAAGTtgaaagaaacagaaaagaagTTTCTTCATAAAGCAGAGGAATTCTGGAGCAAAGGTTAGTTGGAGAGAAATGGCCAGAAGAAGTGTTCAAAGGAGGTATGAACTTGGCCAGAAGAATGCGACTTGGTTTTTTGCGATGTAACTTTGAAACTTGGTTAATAATTCcaaatccaacataaaaatccTATGTAGCTTGAATtagaagaaaattaaaaagagagcACATAAAGTTCAAATGATTCATGCGCATAATTATTTTTCAAAGATTTATTAATGAAAGGCCTGTATATGGTTTAAAAATTCTTTCGAAATCATTAAATTAAAGACAAGTAAATATGGTTTAAAAATAAGTATGAAAAGGTCCTGATAGTTTTGTaagaagtatatatatatggtttatTCAATAATAAATGGTTAACGATCTTATCACTTAATTAAATTTGTGATTAATCACATACGTAATCATTTTAGACTAAACACACTAAGAGATCTTTTTTCTACTTCTTTGCCAACTACAAGAATCAAATCCAAATTGACAAAACCCTAAACTGTGTCTTATATGTTAGAGCGTgtgtctgagagagagagagagagagagaggcccaACTGATTCTCAAAGGCTACCAGCTTATGCTGGTCACTCTTGTACTGGCGGTACAACCTTCTGTTGGACTCCTCTAGCTTTTCCTGATGAAAGTGGTAGAAGAAATTTTCAATTAATAAGAAGAAAACAGTATATATTATTGTTAACTCTAGAACAAATTCATTCACGAACTGAGAAAAATACCTCAAGGTTACGACTGCTAGTATGATCAATCTGTAAGTTGAAATTTCGCTCTCTGTTTGGCCCTTCAAAAATATGTAACATCCTAAAAAATGCATttccactatgccaaaaaggccttcagacgacagaacagttctgtcgtctgaaggaaccaaaatatgtcgtctagtacggtgtcgtGTCTTGGGGGTATCAGACCACAGAAGTGttatgtcgtctgatttttcagatgacataaaaaaataaaagtcatgtgttgtctgatgagttttacattttgggaacattgcattcataaaaccataaaattcacatccaaaatcattcattgcaatttccattaattCACCATTGTCTCACGTACACAAATCTAATCATAAATATCAGTACAAAACGGACCATATCTACTAATCTGGATCTGCAGACAAGTCCAAATGCTTAATGAAGGAACTAGCTAGCTGTACTGCTATACCAGTTTCACAATCTGATCATGAATGGAATCACCCAAATCATAGAAGTGGTCATAGAAAACGGAAGGTATTCCAGGGTGCGTGAGTATATATACATAACCCTGCAGATAAACATTTGCTTGTGCTTTTAGTACATTTACTAGAAATTttacccgcgctttgctgcagAATTTGTTGTTGTGAACAACTTACTCCAAATTCATTTGACATTAAACCACACTGTCATCATAATGTTCAAAGCGAGCAAAACAATGCAAATAACATACTCTAAATTCATTTGACATTAAACCCAAAAGCACTTTCATTTCATGGACAATTCCCAAACACACACTTACTACCTCTGTGGTACAAAACAATTAAATCCATCTAAACCAATTTGAACACTGAGTTTAGAGCATAACTAAACTCAAAAGAATTTTAGGACCTTCTGTGTTCCAATACACCCCAAAGGTCGAAATAAAGAGAGTGAAACACAACAGGTTTGCTAACTTGCTTCATCCCTTGAAGGCTTTAAGTTTAGAAATCTGTAactatctcaaaaaaaaagaagttcgATCACTTACCGGATGTAAGAATGTTGGGTTAATAGGTGCAATAGCTATCTTAGAAGGCAACACCCTCACAGTGTAGAATAGAAGAATTGTCCCGGCAAGACTCAAAGCAGCCCTTGCACCTTATGCTTAAATAAAAACCATAAACCATATCAATGAACAGATAGCAATTAACAAATCATATCTGCAACATATATAACTCTTCAAATGTATGCATCCATAGAATCTCAACATATGGCCAACCCACACTACCTTCAACAATGAACTCGATAAACGCAAAACGGAGTACAACCTTAACCCACGCAAAATGCCAATTGTTCAAAACCAATAATTTTGATCAGGCAATAAAAACTcttcaaaacaaaaccagattacCTACCCAGAAGTAATGAATATGATTTTTAGTGTTTCCTACTCATGAGTCACTTCATAATTCGGTTAAAAGCTATATTTGTATtgttttaattgttgtttagCTGATAAACAAACTACTGCTCTTACTAAACGATTTGACCATTAAATGGCAGAAACTTTTTCTATCGGGATTTAATCCAGAGACATAATAAAATGATAAGGGCATATTTGCTTATTAGTATAATCAAAATCCATAAATCCAGGGACTCAAAAACCGAAGGTTGCAAATTCTTACACATCATTCTTTATCAAGAATATTTTCTAATTTAAATTCATTGGAAGATCATTCCAAACAGTAATTAACAATATGACAAGCAAGAAAGTTGACTCCAAAATGTTGTAACAATTTATAAACCAGAAGGAGCTAGATGATGTACACATACTTCAGCCATGTTGAAGACAGAGAAATCCACGGAACACAAAACAAAAGGAACATATAGAACTGCTTACCCAACAGAACAGTAACTTGTGCTTAGATATAATCAACCACTTGTTCCAAAATTTCCCTTCAAAGAGTTTAAGCTTACTGTCAATAATTATTCTTAAACCAAAGGACACAATTTGGATATAATTATAATACAGATAGAAGAGATAACATAAACAAttctttcaaatttcaaatgataaatcaaaataaaacaaataaagagcAGTCTATAGGTTACTTGGATCTTGAAGACCACACTCCTACTAATTGATATCCGGCTGTATCCTTTGAATGCAAGTTCAAATCTTCTATTGTGTTGAAGGATGTTGTATCctagtgtgcctcttcaaactagggtttagttctaGAGTTATAATAGGAGAAGGTACTAGGTTCCTTAATTgtattcagattctattacattgtatgtactctgtaaatccctatataaagggctcctattatcaataatagaacacactATTTTCTCTCGaatcatattttcctacaacacgttatcagcacaagccctaaccctagccctaaaaaccaaaaccctaaaactctccTCACTTGAAAAAAAAGCTGCCGCAAGCCCTAGCAAATCCTAACACCCAAAAGCTTCCCTCACCAAAACTGCTGCACGCACCTAGCCCTAGCTAGCCACTCCAcgcgctgcccctgcagcccctGCGCACCCCTCTAGCTGCTGCAGTTTCCTG encodes the following:
- the LOC133724353 gene encoding uncharacterized protein LOC133724353, with translation MDPAAPESQSLTTDLETLTLSTDPLTDQFASLNDLAHELASLQDLATRGSWRSILDKVAVARAQSLLNKPHDHLVYFTYNVLALTKLRRFTEAASEIDSLEDLNSSRYRYEGYPNVYPNRVGSMVPFSLRWLYALMPIKLGRRQDGLDRLYVLLDFVRSKVKEKGEIGSVSVSVWKRREVFVMNGIIGVHLNQKELAACFSLIKDLLNRDYTDPVLVSKLGYIQMQMGDLEGAKSSFNVVQGLVEKEGEVGSELRNLVSRNKALIYMVGKDYVSAVREYEECIERDGSDVVAINNKSLCLMYLRDLSDSIKVLENVLERVPTVALNETLVVNLCSMYELAYVNHGDVKRTLSSWIARVAPDDFDSASTRI